The Pseudomonas sp. SCA2728.1_7 DNA segment AACGCCACCGGCCGTCGCTGGCTGAACCTGCCGCTGACGCGCTCAAACCAACCCGCCTGAGCCACACCCGTGTTCATCGCTGATGAGCACGGGCGCCGTTGCGTTGTGCGCAAAACAGCGTAGCGCCGGTTACCGATTATCACCCCCACAACACCCGGTTAAGTTAGCGGCACTGGTTCGCGGCGCCGCTGCCGCGCTTTAATTCCTTCAATTGAAATCTGGAGCTACCCATGACTCGTCGTCTGTTCCAACCCCTCGCACTCGGTCCTTACACCCTTGCCCATCGCGTGGCGATGGCGCCGTTAACGCGCTCACGCGCCGGCCAACCGGGCGATGTGCCAACACCGATGAACGCCGAGTACTACCGCCAACGGGCCAGTGCCGCGCTGATCATCACCGAGGCCACACAAATCTCCCGGCAGGCTCAGGGTTACGCCTGGACGCCGGGCATCTACAGCCCCGAGCAGGTCAGGGCGTGGCGTGACGTCAGCGCGGCGGTGCATGAGGCCGGCGGGTTGATCTTCATGCAACTGTGGCACGTCGGCCGGGTGTCCCACCCCAGCTTTCAACCCGATGCCGGCCTGCCCGTTGCGCCCAGCGCACTGCCCGTGCCTGGCAAGACGTTTATCGTCGATGAAAACGGTAACGGCGTCTGGGGAGACGTGCCGGTGCCGCGTGCGCTGGAAACCGCGGAAATCGCCGGCATCGTCGAGGACTACCGCGTGGCCGCGCGCAACGCATTGCAGGCGGGCATGGACGGTGTAGAGATTCATGCTGGCAACGGTTACCTGCTCGACCAGTTTCTTAACAGCAACAGCAACCAGCGTGACGACGCCTATGGCGGCAGTGTGGCGAACCGCGCGCGGTTTCTGCTGGAAGTGGTCGCAGCCGTCGCCGAGGAAGTCGGCGCCGAGCGCGTCGGCGTGCGCCTGACGCCGATGGGGCGCTTCATGGGCATGGGCGATGACACCCCGGAGGCGACCTTCGGCCACTTGGTCGAGGCGCTCAACCAATGGAACCTGGCCTATCTGCACCTGGTCGAGCCGGCGATGGTCGGCACAGTCAAAGACGAGAACTTCGACCCGCGCTGGGACGCGATCATTGCCCAGTTGCGCAAGACGTGGAACGGCGTGCTGATCCTGGCGGGCGGCTACGATGCGCAATCTGCCGAACAGGCGCTGATTGCCGATCGTGCCGACATCATCGCGTTTGGCCGGCCGTTCCTGGCCAACCCTGACTTGCCGCGTAGGCTGCACGATGGTCTGACACTCAACGTGCCAGACCCAGGCAGCTTTTTCGGTGGGGATCAGCGTGGCTACATCGATTATCCATTTCACGCCTGAGCAGAAGCAGACCGCCCGCATCTCATGAATGTGTAAATCCATGGAAGCAGGGGCCGATGCGCCCCTGCCCTAGCAAGTCATACGATCTCTGCGCTTAATCAAATAAGTAAAAATCCACCATAACGCTGAACTTATGCGTAGCTGTGCGTTTTCAGGTCTATTGCCCGGCGTCGCCGAATGCGATAAAACGATCTGGTTGTACGACAACCTAATAAAAACCAAGTCGTTCGAACGGCTAAAAATCCTGAGATCTGCCATGCCTCGCCCTACCGCTACGCAAACCGTACCGCCGCCCTACTCCCGTTATCTGGCTGTGATCATTCTGTTGTGCATGGGCTGTGCGTTTGCCGGCAATCATGTGGCGGCGCGAGTCGCCTTTGATGATGGTGCGGGTGTGCTGCTGGCGATTTTGATGCGTTCCGGCGGGACCTTGCTGGTGCTCGCCATCCTGGTGCTGTGGCAAAGACAAAGCCCGCGCTTGCCGGCGGGTGCCTGGCGCTGGCAACTGTTGCTGGGGTTGCTGATCACAGCGCAGAGTCTGTGTCTGTATTCCGCTGTCGCGCGGGTGCCGGTGGCGCTGGCCCTGCTGGTGGCGAACGTATTCCCAATTCTGCTGGCATTGCTCACCTGGGCGCTGGGTGGCCCGCGACCGAGCGCCCGCACCGCGACATTGATGGGTCTGATTCTCTTGGGCCTGGTGTTTGTGCTGGATGTCCCCGGGCGGCTCTCGACCACGACAGACGTCAGTGCGCAATGGCTGACGGGCGTTGCGCTCGCATTCTGCGCCGCCAGCGTGTTCGCCTGCGCGCTGTGGATCACCGACCACAAACTGTCTCAGGTACGTGGCTCGGTGCGCAGTCTGCTGACCATTTTCATCGTGTTCAGCAGCGTCAACCTGGCAGGGCTGACGGGTGCCCTTCCCGGCGGATTGAACCTGCCCGCCACCTCGACCGGATGGCTGGCCCTCGCCACTCTGGTGGTGCTGTATGGCACGGGTTTTATCGTCCTGTTCATTTCGGTGCCTCGACTCGACATGCCACGCAATGCGCCGGTCATGAACATCGAGCCATTGGCAACGCTGTTGATGGGCTGGATTGTGCTGGATCAGATGCTCAGTACAGGACAGATCTTCGGCGGAGTGATTGTGGTCATGGGCATCGTTTTGCTGACTTATCGCAAATCAGTGGTCAAGGCTGAGGTTAAAGCCAGTGCGTGAGGGTTTCTCTTCAGTGGTCAGGTTAGTGATTAACCCAAAGCAGTGTCGAGAAACATCATCACCCCAAAACCGAGCATCAGCCCCAAGGTCGCCGGGGTCTCATGACCGTTGCGATGAGTCTCGGGAATGACCTCATGGGACACCACAAAAATCATCGCCCCGGCGGCCAGACCGAGCGCAATGGGATATCCCAACGCAAAGCTGCTGGAAATACCCAAGCCGACAACGGCGCCAATCGGTTCCATCAACCCCGAACCCACCGCAATCAGCGCGGCGCGAAGCGCTGAGATGCCGGTTACGCGTAATGCCAGGGCGACTGCCAGACCTTCGGGAATGTCTTGAATGGCGATGGCAGTGGTCAGCGGCAGTCCGACCTTCATATCGCCGTTGGCGAAGCTCACGCCAATGGCCATGCCTTCCGGCAGGTTATGCAATGTGATTGCCAGCACGAACAACCAGACACGATTGATGCGCTGCGCGGCCGGCCCACGGCGTCCGCTTTTCTCGTGTTCGTGAGGGACGAAACGATCAAGACCGACCATCAGCGCGACACCCAACCCCAACCCTGCAACAACGACGCAGGCCGCAAGCAACTGGTTATCGCAAAGCGCCTGAGCCGCTTCTATGCCCGGCAGAATCAGCGAAAACGAACTGGCGGCCAGCATCATCCCGGCGGCAAAGCCGAGCATGATGTCTTGGGTTCGGGCGGCGATGTCTCGCAACGCGATCGCTACGACAGCACCGATTGCTGTCGCAGCGAAGCCAGTCATGCCGCCGATAAAAGCGAAGTGCAGATTTTGTTTGTTGGCCCCGACAAAGGCGCCATACCCGCTTATCAGCAGGAAGATTGTCACCCCGATCAGAATTGACCAGAAGACGCGCCCGCCCCACCCGGAGCCTGAGAATCGGGCGAACCAGGAGCGAGCGGGTGCGGCTGATGAGGTCAACGGCTCGGGCATGGAAATCTCCTGTTTTGTTGATTCGATATTTTCAGCGGATGCGGATAACCAACGTACATGACCTCAGTGGTAATCGTCTCCAGCGACTGCGCGCAGGTACGCAACGTCTGCTTCTCTGCGCAGGTCGCGCCACTCGTCCCAGCTGAGCAGGCCCAAGCGGTCCATTTCATCCGACTGGCGCAGCAGTTCGTCGTGATAGGCGTCTGGACAGTCCCTTCGCAGTTCAAGGTTTTCCAGTGCACGTTGCCAGGCCGCCAACGCGAGTAATCTGGTTTCTTGTGCGAATGTCAGTTGATTCTTGAACGCGTTCATTTCGCCCACCCCGAATATTTCCCGGTTGAGCGACCGATTTCGAGTTAGGTTCAAAATGGCTGACGAAAAGCGGATGACTGAAAGCTTTCTGCTGACGTGGCCACCAACCAATCCAGCTCATAGATGGAGTAACGGTATGGGGCAATCGCCCCGCCACTCAATCCAGTGGTCGGGGCGATGCGATTTGTTGCGTCAAAGCACTATCAGGAAGCATCAATCCAGATGGTTTTGATTTCAGTGTACTGGTCGTGCGCCCAGATCGACTTGTCGCGCCCGCCGAACCCTGATTCCTTGTAGCCGCCGAATGGCGTAGAGGCGTCGCCCTCGCCGAAGCAGTTCACCGTGACAATCCCGGCACGGATGCCGCGTGAGAGTTTCAGGGCATGGCGCAGGTTGCCGGTGTAAGCCGACGCCGCCAGGCCGTAGGCCGTGTCGTTGGCCAGCACAATGGCTTCGTCAACGCTCTGGAAGGTGGTGACGCTTAGCACCGGGCCGAAGATTTCTTCCTGGAACAGGCGGCTATCGCGGCTCACGCCATCAACGATGGTGGGTTCGACGAAGATGTCGTCGCGGGTGTTTCCGCCCACCAACACGCTGAGGTTTTCGTCGCGGGCCACATCAAGGTAGGAGCGCACCTTGTCGAAATGCGCCTTGCTGATCATCGAGCCCAAGCGATTTTCAGGGTCCAATGGATCGCCCATTTTCCAGTCACCCAAATGAACCTGCACACGCTGCAACAGTTCTTCCTTGACGTCGGCGTGGACGATCAGCCTTGATGAGGCCGAACAGTTTTCACCCATGTTCCAGAACGCGCCATTCACCACATGCTGGGCGACAACGTCGATGTCTTCGACATCATTCATCACCACAGCAGGGTTCTTGCCGCCACATTCCAGCACGATGCGTTTCAGGTTCGATTCGCTGGAGTATTTGAGAAACAGCCGCCCGGTATCGGTTGAACCAGTGAAGCTGACCATGGCCACATCCGGGTGACGCCCCAGTGGCTCGCCCGCCTCCTTGCCTCCCCCGGGCACGACGTTGAACACGCCGGCGGGAATCCCCGCCTGATGCGCCAGTTCGGCGACGCGTAAAGTGCTCAGCGTAGTTTCCTTGGCCGGTTTGACCACGATTGAACAGCCGGCGGCCAGCGACGGACCGATTTTCCAGGCGAGCATCAGCAGCGGGAAATTCCACGGCAACACCAGGCCGACAACCCCGATCGGTTCGCGCACCACCATGGTCACCGCACCCGAGCCGACGGGGGCCGTGGCGTCGTAAATCTTGTCGATCAGCTCAGCGTGCCAACGCAACGTATGAATCGTTTCGGGTACGTCGATGTTCTGACATTCACGAATCGGCTTGCCACTGTCCAGACTTTCGAGCACCGCCAGTTCGTGGGCGTTGTCTTCCAGCAACTGGGCAAAGCGCAGCAATACCGATTTTCGTGCGGACGGCGCCAGTGAATGCCAGCGTGCGTCGGCGAAGGCTTCCTTGGCCGCTGCAACGGCGGCATCGACGTCCTCGGCATTGCACGCGGCAATCTCGGTCAATACCTGTTCGGTGGCCGGGTTGGTCGTGGTGAATGTCTTGCCCGATCTGGAGGCGCAAAACTGGCCGTTGATAAAGGCTTGATTGCGAAACTCGAGCTTCGCAGCCAGTTCACGGTATTGCTCTTGACTCAGCAGGTCTGCCATTTCAAGCCTCCTCGACGATACGCGCGACGTTTTGCTGAAGGGTTTTGATCACGCCTTCCAGCGCTTGCTTCTCTGAAGGCTCCAGCGCTTGCAGTGGCGCCCGCACACCGCCGGCACGCAGGCCGCTGAGTTCGCTGCCATGTTTGATCGACTGCACGAACTTGCCGCTCTCGAGGAAATCCATCAACGGCAGCATCGCCGACATGATCCGCCGGCCTTTATCGAAGTTCTTTTCCAGCACGCAGGCTTGGTAAAGCGCGATGTGTTCGCGCGGGATGAAGTTCGAGCCGGCGCAAACCCAGCTGCGCGCGCCCCAGGCGAAATACTCCAGGGCCTGATCATCCCAGCCACAGGACAACTGGATCGACGGATGAGCGTGAGCCAGACGGTGCAGGCGACTCATCTCGCCCGAACTTTCCTTGATCGCGGCGATGTTCTTGCAGCCAGCAATCGCTTCAAAAAATTCGTCGCCCATCGTCACGCCCATTCGCGACGGATAGTTGTAAAGCATGATCGGCAGCCCGGCGGCCTTGTCCACGGCGAGCACATGGGCGGCAATTTCCTTTTGCGTCGGCAACGCATACGGTGGCGAACCGACCAGAATCGCGTCCGCTTTCAGGGATTTGGCCTTTTCGGCGAAGTACACCGAGTCTTCGGTACGAATGCCGCCGGTGCCGATGACCAGAGGCAAGCGTCCGCGGATCACCTCTTTGGCTCGCTCGGCCACGGCCACGCGCTCCTCGGCGGTGTGTGCGTAATACTCGCCGGTGGAGCCGCCAATAACGATGCCGTGAACCTTGGACTCGATCAGATATTCGAGCACGTCGGCGAACGCCGAATAGTCGATCTGGCCATCAGCGGACAACGGGGTAATGGCAGGGGTAAAAATTCCGTCAAAGTTCATAGCGTTTTCTCCAGTGGTTCAATGTTCAATCCGTGCGCCCGACGGCATGCCGGGCAGACCGTGGTTATTGGCGGCGCAAGCCTTCAGGACGGCAGTAGAGCGACGAGGCTTCAGCGACTAGTCAAAGGAAACTCAGCTTTCTCTCCCGGCGCGGTACTGCCCCCACTTGAGGTTCATGTTCACCCCAAGCGAAAGGAACGGTTCTGGCGGGTTGCTGTTGGGACCTGGCGCCTGCAACAAGAAATCAATCAGCGGGTCACGCTGTCCCGCCAGCCAGTCAGCGAGCAACTTGCCGGTGACGGTTCCGCGCGTGACGCCCAGACCGTTGCAGCCCAGCGCGCCATAAACGTTGGGCGCCAGTTCACCGAAGAAGCCGTTGTGGTTGCGCGACATGGCCAATGCGCCGCCCCAGGTGTAGTCGAACGTCACCTCCGGCAACATCGGAAAACGCTGATCGAATGAAGCCTTGTGCCGGCGCACGAAACGCTCGTTGTATTTGGTGTTGCTACGACCATCCGGGTTGAAGGTAAAACTGTTGCGGATCAGCAGGCGGTTATCCGGGGTGCGGCGCACCGTGGTGCCGAACGGATCCGCTGGAATGGCGCCCCAGAACGGTTTGCCGCCCAGGCGCGCCTGCTCCTCTTCGGTCAGCGGCCGGGTGATGCTCGCGTAGGTGTAGATCGGCAACATGCGCCCCTGCAGGAAACCGAAACGCATGCCGAACGAGTTGTTCGCCAGAATCAGCTTGTCGGCGGTGATGCTGCCGTGAGCGTGTTTGAGGATCGTCTTGGCGCCGTATTCCACTTCCAGAATCGGGGTGCGCTCATACAGCGTGACGTTCGATGGCAGATGGTCGGCGAGGCCTTTCACCAGCCCGGACGGTTGCAGTAGCACCGCCCCCGGGGTGAACAATGCCTGGCGATAAAACCGTGTGCCCAGATGTTCGGGCAACTCATCGGCATTAATCATTTGAAAAGGCTGATCGAGTTTTTCCAGGCCCCGGCGATAGGCATCGAGTACGGCGATACCACGGTTCTCCACCGCCGCCTGATATTTGCCGCAGGCTTTCATCTGGCAGTCGATGCGGTATTGATCGACCAGCTCGCGAAGTATCGATTGGCCGGCCAGATTGAGTTTCAAACTGGTGCGGGCCAGCGCGATGTCACCGATGTAATCCTCAGCGCCAATGTCATGGGGCAGATCAATGGCGAACCCGGCATTACGCCCCGAGGGCCCCAGTCCGACTTCCTGCGCTTCGATCAGCACCACTTCGTCGTCGGGAAAATTCAACGCCAGTTGCCGCGCGCACGCCAGTCCCGTGAAGCCGGCACCGATGATCACCCAGCGGGCTGAACGGTGCCCGCGGTGAGCCGGCTCGGGACTGCGTGGCTTGCTCAAATGAAACCAGCCACAACTATCATCATCGGCGGGTAATGAACTGACTTTCATAGTGTTGAACCGTTAATCGTTGAAGTTGCAAAACGCACGCGGCACAAAGCAAACGCACGCAATGGCGTTGATCCGGAAACTTGCAAAACTGGCACTTACACAAACAGTGACGATTGACTGTTTGTTTTAAAAATTCGCCGCCACGGCATAACGGCCGCTACTGGCATAGTCGTTGGCGTAGTAATAATCCCTGAAGGTCATGGGCGGTAAGCCGAACAGGTCCTTGAAGCGTTTATAGAAGTGCGGATAGCTGACAAACCCGGTGGCCAGAGCCACATCGGTCAACGAACGATCACTTTGCACAATCAGTTGCCGGGCCCGGGTCAAACGCAATTCCAGGTAGTAGCGATTCGGTGCGGCATTGAGATAGCGGGCAAACCTTCTTTCCAGTTGCCGGCGTGACACGCCGACCTGGCTGGCGATTGCATCGATTTCCAACGGTTCCTCAATGTTTTTTTCCATCAGGTCGAGCGCGATGTTCAAAGGCTTGGGAATCGCTGAACAGCGGAGACTGTCGGCAGTCTTCGGTTGAAGATGTCCAGACTGGTGAACCCGTTTTATTTCATCGACCAGTGCCGCATCGTTGCGCGCGCCCAGTTCCTGCATGATTGCCAGGGTCATATCCAGCGCCGAATGAGCGTTGGCGCAAGTGGCTCGGCGCTCTGCGCAAATAAACTCGCGAGTCGAAACGTTCAACTGCGGGAAATATTCATTCATCAGTCCGCAGCTGTCGCTGTGGCAGGCGAACTCCTGAGCATCGAGCAAACCGGCATCGGCGAGATAAAACGCGGCATTCCAGCAACCGGCAACGATCCCTTTGCCCGAGGACTTCTTGAGCACTCGGCGCAGCACTGGCTGTGTGGCAAGCCTCACACGCTGGCCTCCGACCACAATCACTGCATCATGACTGAAGCCTTCCGCCACCAGTCTTTGCGAGGCTAGCGACACGCCGATATCACTTTCAACCAGCCCGCCCTGCAGTGAGTAGGTCGACACCTGGTAAATCGTTTCGCCATTGATCATGTTTCCAGTGGCCAAGGCATCCATCGCCGTTGAAAGGGACGTCAACGAAAAATGATCGAGCAGGATAAACGCCACCCGCACCACACGTTCATGACCCGACATCACGGTGGATGGGCGAAAGCCGATGTTCTGTTGCTTCAACGGACTCTGGAAAGTTTCCATCTTGCGTCACCCGCTCACCTTCACTTGAAACGACAACCTTGTGGCTTGGCGACTGGCACCGCCCGCCGCCAAACCGTGGTCGAACCGATTACTTCGCTGCCGCCCGGGCGTCACTCAACCAGCCGTCATAGGCTTGCTGGTTGGCCTTGATCCATTCCGCGGCATGACGCTTGATGTCGGCCAGCGACTTTTCACCGTTCTGCATGCGCAGGTTTTGCGCACTTTCAGCGGCTGTAGGGATGCTGACTTCAGAGAGGAACTTGCGTGCCACCGGGTTTTTCTCGGCGAACTCTTTGTTCATGACGGCATTGATCGTGTCCACCGGGAAACCGAGGTTCTTGCCGTCATGGAAGGTGTCCTTGCTTTCCTTGCCATCCGGCAGCGAAGTGAACGGCACCGGCAACCAGACCACGTCACGCCCTTCTACCAATACACTGGCAATCCACTGCGGAACCCAGGTGAAGAACAGCA contains these protein-coding regions:
- a CDS encoding aldehyde dehydrogenase; the protein is MADLLSQEQYRELAAKLEFRNQAFINGQFCASRSGKTFTTTNPATEQVLTEIAACNAEDVDAAVAAAKEAFADARWHSLAPSARKSVLLRFAQLLEDNAHELAVLESLDSGKPIRECQNIDVPETIHTLRWHAELIDKIYDATAPVGSGAVTMVVREPIGVVGLVLPWNFPLLMLAWKIGPSLAAGCSIVVKPAKETTLSTLRVAELAHQAGIPAGVFNVVPGGGKEAGEPLGRHPDVAMVSFTGSTDTGRLFLKYSSESNLKRIVLECGGKNPAVVMNDVEDIDVVAQHVVNGAFWNMGENCSASSRLIVHADVKEELLQRVQVHLGDWKMGDPLDPENRLGSMISKAHFDKVRSYLDVARDENLSVLVGGNTRDDIFVEPTIVDGVSRDSRLFQEEIFGPVLSVTTFQSVDEAIVLANDTAYGLAASAYTGNLRHALKLSRGIRAGIVTVNCFGEGDASTPFGGYKESGFGGRDKSIWAHDQYTEIKTIWIDAS
- a CDS encoding helix-turn-helix domain-containing protein translates to METFQSPLKQQNIGFRPSTVMSGHERVVRVAFILLDHFSLTSLSTAMDALATGNMINGETIYQVSTYSLQGGLVESDIGVSLASQRLVAEGFSHDAVIVVGGQRVRLATQPVLRRVLKKSSGKGIVAGCWNAAFYLADAGLLDAQEFACHSDSCGLMNEYFPQLNVSTREFICAERRATCANAHSALDMTLAIMQELGARNDAALVDEIKRVHQSGHLQPKTADSLRCSAIPKPLNIALDLMEKNIEEPLEIDAIASQVGVSRRQLERRFARYLNAAPNRYYLELRLTRARQLIVQSDRSLTDVALATGFVSYPHFYKRFKDLFGLPPMTFRDYYYANDYASSGRYAVAANF
- a CDS encoding FAD-binding oxidoreductase produces the protein MKVSSLPADDDSCGWFHLSKPRSPEPAHRGHRSARWVIIGAGFTGLACARQLALNFPDDEVVLIEAQEVGLGPSGRNAGFAIDLPHDIGAEDYIGDIALARTSLKLNLAGQSILRELVDQYRIDCQMKACGKYQAAVENRGIAVLDAYRRGLEKLDQPFQMINADELPEHLGTRFYRQALFTPGAVLLQPSGLVKGLADHLPSNVTLYERTPILEVEYGAKTILKHAHGSITADKLILANNSFGMRFGFLQGRMLPIYTYASITRPLTEEEQARLGGKPFWGAIPADPFGTTVRRTPDNRLLIRNSFTFNPDGRSNTKYNERFVRRHKASFDQRFPMLPEVTFDYTWGGALAMSRNHNGFFGELAPNVYGALGCNGLGVTRGTVTGKLLADWLAGQRDPLIDFLLQAPGPNSNPPEPFLSLGVNMNLKWGQYRAGRES
- a CDS encoding alkene reductase, with translation MTRRLFQPLALGPYTLAHRVAMAPLTRSRAGQPGDVPTPMNAEYYRQRASAALIITEATQISRQAQGYAWTPGIYSPEQVRAWRDVSAAVHEAGGLIFMQLWHVGRVSHPSFQPDAGLPVAPSALPVPGKTFIVDENGNGVWGDVPVPRALETAEIAGIVEDYRVAARNALQAGMDGVEIHAGNGYLLDQFLNSNSNQRDDAYGGSVANRARFLLEVVAAVAEEVGAERVGVRLTPMGRFMGMGDDTPEATFGHLVEALNQWNLAYLHLVEPAMVGTVKDENFDPRWDAIIAQLRKTWNGVLILAGGYDAQSAEQALIADRADIIAFGRPFLANPDLPRRLHDGLTLNVPDPGSFFGGDQRGYIDYPFHA
- a CDS encoding dihydrodipicolinate synthase family protein — translated: MNFDGIFTPAITPLSADGQIDYSAFADVLEYLIESKVHGIVIGGSTGEYYAHTAEERVAVAERAKEVIRGRLPLVIGTGGIRTEDSVYFAEKAKSLKADAILVGSPPYALPTQKEIAAHVLAVDKAAGLPIMLYNYPSRMGVTMGDEFFEAIAGCKNIAAIKESSGEMSRLHRLAHAHPSIQLSCGWDDQALEYFAWGARSWVCAGSNFIPREHIALYQACVLEKNFDKGRRIMSAMLPLMDFLESGKFVQSIKHGSELSGLRAGGVRAPLQALEPSEKQALEGVIKTLQQNVARIVEEA
- a CDS encoding ZIP family metal transporter — translated: MPEPLTSSAAPARSWFARFSGSGWGGRVFWSILIGVTIFLLISGYGAFVGANKQNLHFAFIGGMTGFAATAIGAVVAIALRDIAARTQDIMLGFAAGMMLAASSFSLILPGIEAAQALCDNQLLAACVVVAGLGLGVALMVGLDRFVPHEHEKSGRRGPAAQRINRVWLFVLAITLHNLPEGMAIGVSFANGDMKVGLPLTTAIAIQDIPEGLAVALALRVTGISALRAALIAVGSGLMEPIGAVVGLGISSSFALGYPIALGLAAGAMIFVVSHEVIPETHRNGHETPATLGLMLGFGVMMFLDTALG
- a CDS encoding DMT family transporter, which produces MPRPTATQTVPPPYSRYLAVIILLCMGCAFAGNHVAARVAFDDGAGVLLAILMRSGGTLLVLAILVLWQRQSPRLPAGAWRWQLLLGLLITAQSLCLYSAVARVPVALALLVANVFPILLALLTWALGGPRPSARTATLMGLILLGLVFVLDVPGRLSTTTDVSAQWLTGVALAFCAASVFACALWITDHKLSQVRGSVRSLLTIFIVFSSVNLAGLTGALPGGLNLPATSTGWLALATLVVLYGTGFIVLFISVPRLDMPRNAPVMNIEPLATLLMGWIVLDQMLSTGQIFGGVIVVMGIVLLTYRKSVVKAEVKASA